In Candidatus Methanomethylophilus alvi Mx1201, a genomic segment contains:
- a CDS encoding phenylacetate--CoA ligase family protein, translated as MRMNNYQAEAIMRELSTIKEKSEFYRKKFADIDLSKIRTQEDFETLPFTDKGDLREAYPLGLAAVPEKDIVRIHSSSGTTGTPVVIPYTKKDVEDWATMFERCYKMAGVTNLDRVQITPGYGLWTAGIGFQAGAEKLGAMTVPMGPGNTEKQLKMMQDMKTTVLCATSSYALLLAENINSRGLKDKICLKKGIIGSERWGDKMRQRIADELGVELYDIYGLTEVYGPGIGISCSYKNGIHLWDDYLYFEIIDPKTLKPVPDGTVGELVITTLCKEGAPLIRYRTHDLTRIMTGTCPCGSRYPRIDIITGRTDDMVKVKGVNMFPAQFDEVLSAVPDASSEYQVMIDHLEGKDILTLFFETPAPKERWQDIESQVAEKFREVVGPTINPKAVKVGDLPRSEKKTSRIFDNRY; from the coding sequence ATGAGGATGAACAACTACCAGGCGGAAGCCATAATGCGTGAGCTCTCCACCATAAAGGAGAAGAGCGAGTTCTACAGGAAGAAGTTCGCGGACATCGATCTTTCCAAGATACGCACGCAGGAGGATTTCGAGACCCTGCCGTTCACCGACAAGGGGGACCTCCGCGAGGCCTACCCTCTCGGTCTGGCGGCCGTTCCGGAGAAGGATATCGTCAGGATACACTCCTCATCGGGTACCACCGGCACCCCCGTGGTCATCCCCTACACGAAGAAGGATGTCGAGGATTGGGCCACGATGTTCGAGAGATGCTATAAGATGGCCGGCGTCACCAACCTCGACAGGGTGCAGATCACCCCCGGATACGGTCTGTGGACCGCAGGCATAGGTTTCCAGGCCGGAGCGGAGAAGCTGGGTGCGATGACGGTCCCCATGGGTCCGGGGAATACCGAGAAGCAGCTGAAGATGATGCAGGACATGAAGACCACCGTGCTCTGCGCCACCTCCTCGTACGCCCTCCTTCTGGCGGAGAACATAAACAGCCGGGGCCTCAAGGACAAGATCTGCCTCAAGAAGGGGATCATCGGCTCCGAGAGATGGGGGGACAAGATGCGTCAGAGGATCGCCGACGAGCTCGGGGTGGAACTATACGACATATACGGGCTCACCGAGGTCTACGGTCCGGGGATAGGTATCAGCTGCAGTTACAAGAACGGCATCCATCTGTGGGACGACTACCTGTATTTCGAGATCATCGACCCCAAGACCCTCAAACCCGTCCCCGACGGAACGGTGGGGGAGTTGGTGATAACGACCCTCTGCAAGGAGGGGGCCCCGCTGATAAGGTACAGGACCCACGACCTCACCAGGATAATGACCGGTACCTGTCCCTGCGGTTCCAGATATCCCAGGATAGACATCATCACCGGCAGGACCGACGACATGGTGAAGGTGAAAGGGGTCAACATGTTCCCTGCGCAGTTCGACGAGGTCCTTTCGGCGGTCCCCGATGCGAGCAGCGAATACCAGGTGATGATAGACCATCTCGAAGGCAAGGACATCCTCACCCTGTTCTTCGAGACGCCCGCCCCCAAGGAGAGGTGGCAGGATATCGAGTCGCAGGTCGCGGAGAAGTTCAGGGAGGTCGTGGGGCCGACCATCAACCCGAAGGCGGTGAAGGTCGGGGACCTGCCCAGAAGCGAGAAGAAGACCAGCAGAATCTTCGATAACAGATACTGA
- a CDS encoding tetratricopeptide repeat protein → MGLREVMDKASGGDPRAQNALGYYYYKGDGGVDRDVDRAFIWFNMAADAGDPEGECNAAYMYVHAEGTNANLEEAIRLYTDSAEKGYVQSMFNLAHMYSDGLGVEQDWSKAIDWYTKAMDGGSALACYRLGVIYEEGRGVEPDPPKAASLYRKCTETGYSKALVRLGVMTLEGRGVKKDPAAASKLFLKASEDSNADAYLWLGKMSLSGEGMVKSVNNARKWLTKASVRGSEEAKDLLGMLPPR, encoded by the coding sequence ATGGGACTCAGGGAAGTCATGGATAAGGCCTCCGGAGGCGATCCGCGCGCACAGAATGCTCTGGGATATTATTATTACAAAGGTGACGGAGGGGTCGACAGGGATGTCGACAGGGCCTTCATATGGTTCAATATGGCCGCCGATGCAGGGGACCCGGAGGGCGAATGCAACGCCGCCTACATGTACGTCCATGCCGAGGGCACCAATGCCAATCTGGAGGAGGCCATCCGTCTCTACACGGATTCCGCAGAGAAGGGATATGTGCAGTCGATGTTCAATCTGGCACATATGTATTCGGACGGTCTCGGGGTCGAGCAGGACTGGTCCAAGGCCATAGATTGGTACACCAAGGCGATGGATGGGGGTTCCGCCCTCGCCTGTTACCGCCTGGGCGTCATCTACGAGGAGGGCCGCGGCGTGGAACCGGATCCGCCGAAGGCCGCATCCCTGTATAGGAAATGCACCGAGACGGGTTACAGCAAGGCCCTTGTGCGTCTGGGCGTCATGACGTTGGAAGGCCGCGGTGTGAAGAAGGATCCTGCGGCCGCATCCAAGCTCTTTCTCAAGGCCTCCGAGGATTCCAATGCGGACGCCTATCTGTGGCTCGGGAAGATGTCCCTTTCCGGAGAAGGCATGGTGAAGAGCGTCAACAATGCTCGTAAATGGCTCACCAAGGCCTCCGTAAGGGGGAGTGAGGAGGCCAAGGACCTCCTCGGGATGCTTCCCCCGAGATGA
- a CDS encoding tetratricopeptide repeat protein: MDAKIQKAAKEGNIYAMLAIAYMYQKGKDTDLSPADAVIWYERSAAAGCSRAKWELAKMYRFSEVPDPGRQKYIYWLQAAADAGIPEARRELSARYFYGSLLPKDEEKSMYWIRLAAEGNDPLSEFRYAYALEIGYAGQHDPDTAAKMYEKFNTSGDAELFFKIGQNFEFGLEGCRVDIKRACNYYRMGARMGHDKSYFSLTRAVATIEGRQRQDSFMERRNLILQTPSALEEEKRDGTLAEADDLMEEGLFEEAIDRYQESADLGNTDAMFMLAMLYHDGSIVRRNDHLAFEYLTKASLSGSCDAQLFLGRSYESGRGKNKNIEEAIKYFAMSAAGGNMVGYYYLSKYMPRPELYVRSTQRIVR, encoded by the coding sequence ATGGATGCGAAGATACAGAAGGCAGCCAAGGAGGGCAACATCTACGCCATGCTGGCCATCGCCTACATGTATCAGAAGGGCAAGGATACGGACCTCAGCCCCGCAGACGCCGTCATCTGGTACGAGAGGTCGGCCGCCGCCGGATGTTCCCGTGCGAAATGGGAGCTGGCCAAGATGTACAGGTTCTCCGAGGTGCCCGATCCCGGGCGTCAGAAGTATATCTACTGGCTGCAGGCCGCCGCGGATGCAGGCATACCGGAGGCCAGGAGGGAACTGTCCGCCAGGTACTTCTACGGCAGCCTTCTGCCGAAAGACGAGGAGAAGTCCATGTACTGGATAAGGCTGGCCGCCGAGGGCAACGACCCGCTTTCCGAATTCAGATACGCCTATGCCCTGGAGATCGGTTACGCCGGACAGCATGACCCAGATACGGCGGCCAAGATGTACGAGAAGTTCAACACCTCGGGGGATGCGGAGCTTTTCTTCAAGATCGGACAGAACTTCGAGTTCGGTCTCGAAGGGTGCAGGGTCGACATCAAGAGGGCCTGCAACTACTACCGTATGGGTGCGAGGATGGGTCACGACAAGAGTTATTTCAGCCTAACAAGGGCGGTGGCGACCATCGAAGGCCGTCAGAGGCAGGACTCCTTCATGGAAAGGAGGAATCTCATCCTGCAGACCCCTTCCGCACTGGAGGAGGAGAAGCGCGACGGGACCCTCGCCGAGGCGGACGACCTTATGGAAGAGGGACTTTTCGAAGAGGCCATCGACAGATACCAGGAGTCGGCCGACCTCGGGAACACCGATGCCATGTTCATGCTCGCGATGCTCTACCATGACGGAAGCATAGTCAGGAGGAACGACCATCTGGCCTTCGAGTATCTGACCAAGGCGTCCCTCAGCGGGTCCTGCGATGCGCAGCTCTTCCTGGGCAGGAGTTACGAGTCGGGGCGCGGAAAGAACAAGAACATAGAGGAGGCGATTAAGTACTTCGCCATGTCCGCCGCTGGAGGTAACATGGTCGGATACTATTATCTCAGCAAGTACATGCCGCGTCCAGAGCTCTACGTGAGGAGCACCCAGAGGATAGTGAGGTGA
- a CDS encoding tetratricopeptide repeat protein codes for MTADTDIVAERPAAKIRGLMNVSGTQDLKKACAAAEGLAGDDAESAYLLGLFKYVGKGTQQDRKAASEEFAIAAGMGSQEASIVAEEIGRNPEDVQERLMDLRFRAECRDLAACREIFPLYDTGKDGNGCKGPAKKNHAEAIRLYMPCADSGDADAQNTIGYMYLMGKGVSKDRGLALRLLESAWENGCAQAAYRIAYMYDSGQDFEDPDLDKAYEWYVKASDMGYADAEYALAGIMFMQDGPYRNVARGVKLLIKAADQGQHEAQQEAGMMYAYGSNGVKRDQEKAVKYLEAACEGGVQQAMTNYANMCFEGQAVPRDMAKAAKWFTKAAENYDGMAQYALGCMYGNGYYFDQDDSEAAKWFQEAAEGGEPNSQYALGCFYYEGRGIEKDEKKAAAWFQEAADQGHLGAMSFLGMFKITGKDVEQDIEGGLELLNVAAKNGYCEAQFYLGKLYADGEYVKQDLAYAKKMLSLAARQGDPDAEVMLQQLKKMKRR; via the coding sequence ATGACCGCCGATACCGATATTGTAGCTGAAAGACCCGCCGCCAAGATACGCGGCCTTATGAACGTGTCCGGGACCCAGGATCTGAAGAAGGCCTGTGCCGCAGCCGAAGGGCTCGCCGGGGACGATGCGGAATCCGCATACCTTCTGGGTCTCTTCAAGTATGTCGGGAAGGGCACACAGCAGGACAGGAAGGCGGCATCCGAGGAATTCGCCATAGCCGCCGGAATGGGGTCCCAGGAGGCATCCATCGTGGCCGAGGAGATCGGGCGTAACCCGGAGGATGTCCAGGAGCGTCTCATGGACCTCCGCTTCAGGGCGGAGTGCAGGGATCTCGCGGCGTGCAGGGAGATATTCCCCCTTTACGACACCGGGAAGGACGGGAACGGATGCAAAGGTCCCGCCAAGAAGAACCATGCCGAGGCCATAAGGCTCTACATGCCCTGTGCGGATTCCGGGGATGCGGATGCCCAGAACACAATCGGGTACATGTACCTCATGGGGAAGGGGGTCTCCAAGGACAGGGGTCTGGCCCTCAGGCTTCTGGAGAGTGCGTGGGAGAACGGATGCGCCCAGGCCGCATACCGTATCGCCTACATGTACGACAGCGGTCAGGATTTCGAGGACCCGGACCTCGATAAGGCGTACGAGTGGTATGTCAAGGCATCCGACATGGGCTATGCTGATGCGGAGTACGCCCTCGCAGGGATAATGTTCATGCAGGACGGCCCCTACCGCAACGTGGCCCGCGGGGTCAAACTCCTGATAAAGGCCGCCGACCAGGGGCAGCACGAGGCCCAGCAGGAGGCCGGTATGATGTATGCATACGGCAGCAACGGCGTCAAGAGGGACCAGGAGAAGGCCGTGAAGTATCTCGAGGCCGCCTGCGAGGGAGGGGTCCAGCAGGCCATGACCAACTATGCCAACATGTGTTTCGAGGGACAGGCGGTGCCCCGTGACATGGCGAAGGCCGCGAAATGGTTTACCAAGGCCGCCGAGAACTATGACGGGATGGCGCAGTACGCCCTCGGATGCATGTACGGCAACGGGTATTACTTCGACCAGGACGACAGCGAGGCCGCGAAATGGTTCCAGGAGGCCGCCGAGGGCGGGGAGCCCAATTCCCAGTACGCCCTCGGATGCTTCTATTACGAAGGCAGGGGGATAGAGAAGGACGAGAAGAAGGCCGCCGCCTGGTTCCAGGAGGCCGCCGACCAGGGCCACCTCGGGGCCATGTCATTCCTCGGTATGTTCAAGATCACCGGCAAGGATGTAGAGCAGGACATAGAAGGAGGGCTGGAACTCCTCAACGTCGCGGCCAAGAACGGGTACTGCGAGGCCCAGTTCTACCTCGGTAAGCTGTATGCGGACGGCGAGTACGTGAAACAGGACCTCGCCTACGCCAAGAAGATGCTGTCGTTGGCCGCCAGACAGGGGGATCCCGATGCCGAGGTCATGCTCCAGCAGCTGAAGAAGATGAAAAGACGCTGA
- a CDS encoding tetratricopeptide repeat protein produces the protein MSKGPDGCMDTLEWAKFVIRTRDENNYGAAMAILSSYASKGNDEAEFYLGLIYARGQGVPRDFRLARNWLENASEQGNLNAMYFLGKIYVRGYGTEQNPAKAAELFEKPAENGDPRAQYALGLLYLDGNGVGRDLSKTFDLMSQSAKNGNIEAMFILGQLYKSGAGVEKDQKQSVRWLSSAAINGHKGAQILLGDMYETGDGVDMDHEEAGRWYDMADDKNRAAPAF, from the coding sequence ATGAGCAAAGGGCCTGATGGGTGTATGGATACGCTCGAATGGGCGAAATTCGTCATCCGCACCAGAGACGAGAACAACTACGGGGCGGCCATGGCCATTCTGTCCTCGTACGCCTCGAAGGGGAACGACGAGGCGGAGTTCTATCTGGGTCTCATCTATGCCAGAGGTCAGGGCGTCCCCCGCGACTTCCGTCTGGCCAGGAACTGGCTGGAGAACGCGAGCGAACAGGGGAACCTGAACGCCATGTACTTCCTGGGCAAGATCTACGTCCGCGGATACGGCACCGAGCAGAACCCGGCCAAGGCCGCGGAGCTGTTCGAGAAGCCCGCGGAGAACGGGGACCCGCGTGCGCAGTATGCTCTGGGTCTTCTGTATCTGGACGGCAACGGTGTCGGAAGGGACCTCTCCAAGACCTTCGACCTGATGTCGCAGTCCGCCAAGAACGGAAACATCGAGGCCATGTTCATACTGGGTCAGCTGTACAAGAGCGGTGCAGGAGTGGAGAAGGATCAGAAGCAGAGCGTGAGGTGGCTCTCCTCGGCGGCCATAAACGGCCACAAAGGTGCGCAGATCCTTCTGGGCGACATGTACGAGACGGGCGACGGGGTGGACATGGACCACGAAGAGGCCGGACGCTGGTACGACATGGCGGATGACAAGAACAGGGCCGCACCCGCATTCTGA
- a CDS encoding formate--tetrahydrofolate ligase, whose translation MQTDIEIAESAKVRNITEIAAQIGLSSEDLEQYGKYIAKVPLDVLNKKGTKKGKLVLVTAVTPTPAGEGKTVTTISLIQGLAKIGKKVVGALREPSMGPTFGVKGGATGGGMSQVYPMWKIDLEFTGDIHAVSAAHNLLSAVLENNLVRDNPLNIDPSRIVWKKTMDMNARELRHIVVGLGDSKLNGGVTHESGFLITSASEISAILALSTDYADLRKRLESIVVAYTYDKKPVTAGQLGCVGSMMVILRDALMPNLVQTLEGQPVFIHGFPFANIAHGNNSVIATKAAMAFGDYAVTEAGFAADLGGEKFMDIVCRQSGIRPSAVVVVASIRALMMHGGADLKNPESFTADALAKGMANLDKHVANMKGYGMPVVVSINHFYTDDPEHIAMVRSHCKDIGAECVMSDGFLKGGEGAVELAQKVVEVLEGPKPELQFCYEDGLSVKQKIESVATKIYGADGVDYSPAAEKTIAQLVDQGYGGLPVCIAKTQYSLSDNAELKGAPKGWRLNVREVNLSAGAGFIVPVCGSIMLMPGLAKEPAALKIELTDDGKIVGLK comes from the coding sequence ATGCAGACCGATATCGAGATCGCCGAGAGCGCAAAGGTTCGCAACATCACAGAGATCGCTGCCCAGATCGGACTTTCGTCCGAAGACCTCGAGCAGTACGGCAAGTACATCGCCAAGGTCCCCCTGGACGTCCTGAACAAGAAAGGGACGAAGAAAGGGAAACTGGTCCTCGTGACCGCGGTGACACCTACCCCCGCCGGAGAGGGGAAGACCGTCACCACCATCAGTCTCATCCAGGGACTGGCGAAGATCGGGAAGAAAGTCGTGGGAGCCCTCAGGGAGCCCTCCATGGGACCCACCTTCGGAGTGAAGGGAGGGGCTACCGGGGGAGGCATGTCCCAGGTGTATCCCATGTGGAAGATCGATCTCGAATTCACCGGAGACATCCATGCGGTATCGGCCGCCCACAACCTCCTGTCCGCGGTCCTGGAGAACAACCTCGTCAGGGACAACCCCCTGAACATCGACCCCTCCCGCATAGTGTGGAAGAAGACCATGGACATGAACGCCCGCGAGCTCAGGCACATCGTCGTGGGTCTCGGAGACTCCAAACTCAACGGCGGAGTGACCCACGAGAGCGGGTTCCTCATCACCTCCGCTTCCGAGATATCCGCCATCCTGGCACTTTCCACCGACTATGCCGATCTCAGGAAGAGGCTCGAGAGCATCGTCGTCGCCTACACCTACGACAAGAAGCCTGTGACCGCAGGACAGCTCGGATGCGTCGGATCCATGATGGTCATACTCAGGGACGCCCTCATGCCCAACCTGGTCCAGACCCTCGAGGGACAGCCTGTCTTCATCCACGGGTTCCCGTTCGCCAACATCGCGCACGGCAACAACAGCGTCATCGCCACCAAGGCCGCCATGGCCTTCGGGGATTATGCGGTCACCGAAGCGGGTTTCGCGGCCGACCTCGGAGGGGAGAAGTTCATGGATATCGTGTGCAGGCAGTCCGGCATCAGGCCGAGTGCGGTCGTCGTTGTCGCATCCATCCGCGCCCTCATGATGCACGGAGGCGCCGACCTCAAGAACCCCGAGTCGTTCACCGCCGACGCACTGGCCAAAGGGATGGCCAACCTCGACAAGCACGTAGCGAACATGAAAGGCTACGGTATGCCCGTGGTCGTCTCCATCAACCACTTCTACACCGACGATCCCGAGCACATAGCCATGGTCCGCTCCCATTGCAAGGACATCGGTGCGGAGTGCGTCATGTCCGACGGATTCCTCAAGGGAGGGGAAGGTGCCGTGGAGCTCGCACAGAAGGTCGTCGAGGTCCTCGAGGGTCCCAAGCCCGAGCTCCAGTTCTGCTACGAGGACGGTCTCTCCGTCAAGCAGAAGATTGAGTCTGTAGCCACCAAGATCTACGGTGCGGACGGTGTGGACTACAGCCCTGCGGCCGAGAAGACCATCGCCCAGCTCGTCGACCAGGGATACGGAGGACTTCCCGTATGCATAGCGAAGACCCAGTACTCCCTTTCCGACAATGCGGAGCTCAAAGGCGCACCCAAGGGATGGAGGCTCAACGTCAGGGAGGTCAACCTCTCTGCCGGTGCGGGATTCATCGTCCCCGTCTGCGGAAGCATCATGCTGATGCCCGGTCTCGCCAAGGAGCCGGCCGCCCTCAAGATCGAGCTTACCGACGACGGTAAGATCGTAGGCCTCAAGTGA
- a CDS encoding HAD family hydrolase, which produces MVYQNYIFDFGSTVADLTNGYRIAYTTAFQHFDMPFDVSKEKEYYGMPLDVLFSKYHRGCTCMYRDFVTMLMSTYDRNVIAGTTIYADAGRCIAMLHGIGCRLGIVSDSYEQHIHQILGEFGLGKMFSSVVGAERMALRRPHPYCLDLCLREMGSERTNTLVVSSNPKDIEMGRQAGWTPPSSTEEGR; this is translated from the coding sequence ATGGTCTATCAGAACTATATCTTCGATTTCGGGAGCACCGTTGCCGACCTTACGAACGGATACCGCATAGCGTACACGACGGCGTTCCAGCATTTCGACATGCCCTTCGACGTATCCAAGGAGAAGGAGTACTACGGTATGCCGTTGGATGTTCTCTTCAGCAAATACCACCGCGGCTGCACGTGCATGTACAGGGACTTCGTGACCATGCTCATGTCCACGTACGACAGGAACGTCATCGCCGGCACGACCATCTACGCCGATGCGGGCCGCTGCATAGCGATGCTCCACGGGATAGGCTGCAGACTTGGGATCGTGTCCGACTCCTACGAACAGCATATCCACCAGATCCTGGGGGAGTTCGGTCTTGGGAAGATGTTCAGTTCCGTGGTCGGGGCCGAGAGGATGGCCTTGCGGAGGCCCCACCCCTATTGCCTGGACCTCTGCCTGAGGGAGATGGGGTCCGAAAGGACGAACACCCTCGTGGTGAGCTCCAACCCCAAGGACATAGAGATGGGGCGGCAGGCGGGGTGGACACCGCCTTCATCGACAGAGGAGGGGCGATAG
- a CDS encoding FeoA family protein encodes MKLEDMKCGDTATVVTVSGSGQLRKRVLDLGLTRGTEVKMIRIAPLGDPVEIELRGYRLTVRKTEASVIELENLVSASDRTESGEAAL; translated from the coding sequence ATGAAGTTGGAAGATATGAAGTGCGGGGACACCGCCACCGTGGTCACGGTATCAGGGTCTGGACAGCTCAGAAAACGCGTCCTCGACCTGGGCCTGACCAGGGGAACAGAAGTGAAAATGATACGGATAGCCCCGTTGGGCGATCCGGTGGAGATAGAACTAAGGGGGTACAGGCTTACGGTCAGGAAGACCGAGGCTTCGGTCATAGAGCTGGAAAACCTCGTTTCAGCCTCGGATCGTACGGAATCCGGAGAGGCTGCGCTATGA
- the feoB gene encoding ferrous iron transport protein B, whose product MITAALIGNPNSGKTTVFNKLTGSIQHVGNWPGVTVERKQGYIRNTSKDRILVVDLPGVYSLSPYSPEEIVSRDYLIGTQESKPDVAINIVDASNMERALYLLLQVADLGIPMVVVLNMVDIAEKNGMRVDSRELAESLGCEVVETIGIRNMGTSEIGEAVQRAYDSKKVPKTITYSESLERCISDVQAIIAPQVRDGLERWCAIKMIERDEMVVNDLDADVVEKANEVISAFEKESSDDGVQIVATERYDAAERIEKSCMHRFEEKKRKDVSISDKIDNILLNRVLGIPIFLAVMLAVYYISIQTVGTWGSDWINDNATAWLQDTVRDALTDANVSTALTGLIVDGIIAGVFAVLGFLPQIIVLFLCLSILEECGYMSRVAYLLDRLFCRFGLSGKTVIPVVIGMGCGVPAIMGSRTIEDEQTRRITAMTTTFVPCSAKLPIITIIIAAFFHESAIVALSMYVLGICMILMSGIILKKFSGVTGKPSPFVMELPVYHAPTCRNVLTNTGEKSWSFVKKAGTFILLSCVIVWFLCSYDWGLGFIGSNETDGSMLADIGGAITNLFALQGFGNHWELTVSSITGLLAKENLLGTLAILVDPSGMATDEEGLLTAAGLAAFCTSGEAMAFLIFNLLCAPCFAAIGAMRRELGTWKATGFAVLYQCILAWCASLVFYQLWRIVHGMFDPIGFVIAVAVCCVYGYFLVAKDPVGAIRKNMEKVKAGGSAE is encoded by the coding sequence ATGATCACGGCGGCACTCATAGGTAACCCCAACAGCGGAAAGACCACGGTCTTCAACAAGCTTACCGGCAGCATACAGCACGTCGGTAACTGGCCGGGGGTCACCGTCGAAAGGAAGCAGGGATACATCAGGAACACGTCGAAGGACAGGATCCTCGTCGTGGACCTGCCGGGAGTCTACTCGCTCTCCCCCTATTCCCCCGAGGAGATCGTCTCCAGGGATTATCTCATAGGGACGCAGGAGAGCAAGCCGGACGTCGCCATAAACATCGTCGACGCATCCAACATGGAGAGGGCTCTGTACCTCCTGCTGCAGGTCGCCGACCTGGGAATACCCATGGTCGTCGTCCTCAACATGGTCGACATCGCCGAGAAGAACGGCATGAGGGTGGACAGCAGGGAATTGGCGGAATCCCTCGGATGCGAGGTCGTCGAGACCATCGGCATCAGGAACATGGGGACTTCGGAGATAGGAGAGGCCGTCCAGCGCGCCTACGACTCGAAGAAGGTCCCGAAGACCATCACATACTCCGAATCCCTCGAGAGATGCATATCCGACGTGCAGGCGATAATCGCACCGCAGGTCAGGGACGGCCTCGAGAGATGGTGCGCCATCAAGATGATCGAGCGCGACGAGATGGTCGTCAACGACCTCGACGCCGATGTGGTGGAGAAGGCCAACGAGGTCATCTCCGCATTCGAGAAGGAATCGTCCGACGACGGTGTGCAGATCGTCGCCACCGAGAGATACGACGCCGCAGAGAGGATAGAGAAAAGCTGTATGCACAGGTTCGAGGAGAAGAAGAGGAAGGATGTCTCCATATCCGACAAGATCGACAACATCCTCCTGAACAGAGTCCTCGGGATCCCGATATTCCTCGCCGTGATGCTCGCGGTCTACTACATATCCATACAGACCGTCGGGACCTGGGGTTCCGACTGGATCAACGACAACGCCACGGCATGGCTGCAGGACACAGTCAGAGACGCTCTGACGGACGCCAACGTGTCGACGGCCCTCACCGGCCTCATCGTGGACGGTATCATCGCAGGGGTGTTCGCCGTCCTCGGATTCCTGCCGCAGATCATCGTACTGTTCCTTTGCCTGTCTATACTGGAGGAGTGCGGATACATGTCAAGGGTCGCATATCTCCTGGACCGTCTGTTCTGCCGCTTCGGGCTTTCCGGTAAGACCGTGATACCCGTAGTCATCGGTATGGGATGCGGAGTCCCGGCCATCATGGGTTCCAGGACCATAGAGGACGAACAGACCAGACGCATAACCGCCATGACGACCACGTTCGTCCCGTGCAGCGCGAAACTCCCCATCATAACGATCATCATCGCCGCATTCTTCCACGAATCGGCCATAGTGGCCCTCTCGATGTACGTACTCGGGATCTGCATGATCCTCATGTCCGGCATCATCCTGAAGAAGTTCAGCGGAGTGACCGGAAAGCCATCCCCCTTCGTCATGGAGCTTCCCGTCTACCACGCCCCCACCTGCCGCAACGTCCTGACCAACACCGGAGAGAAATCCTGGTCCTTCGTGAAGAAGGCAGGTACCTTCATCCTCCTGTCCTGCGTCATCGTATGGTTCCTGTGCTCCTACGACTGGGGACTCGGATTCATCGGAAGCAACGAGACGGACGGATCCATGCTCGCCGACATAGGAGGGGCCATAACCAACCTGTTCGCCCTGCAGGGATTCGGCAACCACTGGGAACTCACCGTATCTTCGATCACCGGACTGCTGGCCAAGGAGAACCTCCTCGGAACCCTGGCGATCCTCGTGGATCCCAGCGGAATGGCCACGGACGAAGAGGGTCTGCTCACCGCGGCAGGCCTTGCGGCGTTCTGCACGTCCGGAGAGGCCATGGCGTTCCTGATCTTCAACCTCCTGTGCGCCCCGTGCTTCGCCGCCATAGGTGCGATGCGCAGGGAGCTCGGGACCTGGAAGGCCACCGGTTTCGCCGTCCTCTACCAGTGCATACTCGCATGGTGCGCATCCCTGGTGTTCTACCAGCTCTGGCGCATAGTGCACGGGATGTTCGACCCGATAGGATTCGTGATCGCAGTGGCGGTCTGTTGCGTCTACGGCTACTTCCTGGTGGCCAAGGACCCGGTGGGAGCCATCAGGAAGAACATGGAGAAGGTTAAAGCAGGAGGTTCTGCCGAATGA
- a CDS encoding FeoB-associated Cys-rich membrane protein, with amino-acid sequence MNMATALVLIVVALIIIGAMYGSYRMIKTGDTCAGCPNRGTCRCHEKNPINCTVKKD; translated from the coding sequence ATGAACATGGCCACCGCCCTTGTACTCATCGTGGTAGCCCTGATCATCATAGGTGCGATGTACGGCTCCTACAGGATGATCAAGACGGGAGACACCTGTGCAGGATGCCCCAACCGCGGGACCTGCCGTTGCCACGAGAAGAATCCGATCAACTGCACCGTGAAGAAGGACTGA